One Synechococcus sp. MU1617 DNA window includes the following coding sequences:
- the menD gene encoding 2-succinyl-5-enolpyruvyl-6-hydroxy-3-cyclohexene-1-carboxylic-acid synthase: MQAALTLLEALCLQGLKQLVLCPGSRSGPLATAAGVLASEAKLQLVTAIDERSAAFLALGMATAHGRAVAVVTTSGTAVANLLPAAVEADRSCQPLLLLTADRPARLKNCGANQTVNQESFLLPACRWFGSGAADGVHTQDNDALNALAVQAWQQAQGAGTGPPGPVQLNLPFEEPLHTTLEQQQQLVSGARSTTVCTELSPEIGPAPRLDPERPGIVIAGPWRGLTPSVEAFQQALHRWLNLSGWPLLADPLAALAADCPNRIEHWELQLDRLNLPDDAQVLRLGPMPASRRLEAWLQHHQGPQLLITEGDSRPLDPLQTARQWSGGMAAWIAQQPVLDQLSKPSVGSNELSPWIEAQLPLSGAVNEPALAYWLPQLLPERLPVMLAASSPVRDWLTWGGPACSRHRCFSFRGASGIDGTLSLAMGLAANLGPLALVTGDLALLHDSNGWLHASSTSAPPPLLVLLIDNGGGGIFQQLPIAKAGFESLFAMPQQVDPLAQAAAHGVPGRQVACLDDLQESLAWGLSQERPVLLRICSDRGRDADLRQQLRAAAQNECTEL; this comes from the coding sequence TTGCAGGCCGCCCTCACCTTGCTTGAGGCGTTGTGCCTCCAGGGGCTGAAGCAGCTGGTGCTTTGCCCTGGCAGCCGTTCCGGCCCCCTGGCAACAGCGGCAGGAGTCCTGGCGTCCGAGGCGAAGCTGCAGTTGGTCACGGCCATCGATGAGCGGTCGGCGGCCTTTCTGGCCCTCGGCATGGCCACTGCCCATGGACGTGCCGTGGCGGTGGTCACCACCTCAGGCACCGCGGTGGCCAACCTGCTGCCCGCGGCGGTGGAGGCGGACCGCTCCTGTCAGCCCTTGCTGCTGCTCACGGCGGATCGCCCCGCCCGGCTCAAAAACTGCGGCGCCAATCAGACAGTTAATCAGGAATCCTTTCTGCTCCCGGCCTGTCGTTGGTTCGGCAGTGGCGCGGCAGACGGCGTCCACACGCAGGACAACGACGCCCTTAATGCGCTGGCGGTTCAGGCCTGGCAGCAAGCCCAGGGTGCAGGCACTGGGCCGCCGGGACCGGTGCAGCTCAACCTTCCCTTCGAGGAGCCGCTGCACACCACTCTCGAGCAACAACAACAGCTGGTTTCGGGTGCACGTTCAACAACTGTTTGCACTGAGCTTTCGCCCGAGATTGGGCCTGCGCCTCGCCTCGATCCAGAGCGCCCTGGGATTGTGATTGCTGGCCCCTGGCGTGGACTCACGCCTTCCGTGGAGGCCTTTCAACAGGCTCTGCATCGCTGGCTGAACCTCAGCGGTTGGCCTCTGTTGGCGGATCCCCTCGCCGCCCTTGCCGCCGATTGCCCCAACCGCATCGAGCACTGGGAGCTGCAATTGGATCGGCTGAACCTCCCTGACGATGCTCAGGTGTTGCGGCTTGGACCGATGCCCGCCAGCCGGCGGCTTGAGGCCTGGCTTCAGCACCATCAGGGTCCTCAACTGTTGATCACCGAAGGGGATTCAAGGCCGCTGGATCCGCTGCAAACGGCCCGCCAATGGTCGGGGGGCATGGCCGCCTGGATCGCCCAACAGCCCGTTCTGGATCAGCTGAGCAAGCCATCGGTCGGGTCCAATGAACTCTCGCCGTGGATTGAGGCCCAGCTGCCCTTGAGTGGTGCCGTCAATGAGCCCGCTCTGGCTTACTGGCTTCCCCAACTCCTGCCAGAGCGGTTGCCGGTGATGCTGGCTGCCAGTTCACCGGTGCGCGACTGGTTGACCTGGGGCGGGCCCGCCTGCAGCCGCCACCGTTGCTTCAGCTTCCGTGGGGCCTCTGGCATTGACGGCACTTTGTCTCTCGCCATGGGCCTTGCGGCGAATCTCGGTCCGTTGGCTTTGGTGACCGGTGATCTGGCCCTCCTGCATGACAGCAACGGTTGGCTGCATGCGTCGTCCACCTCGGCACCTCCACCACTGCTGGTGCTGCTGATCGACAACGGCGGCGGCGGCATTTTTCAGCAGTTGCCCATTGCCAAAGCGGGCTTCGAATCACTCTTTGCCATGCCCCAGCAGGTGGATCCCCTGGCCCAGGCGGCGGCCCATGGTGTGCCTGGACGCCAGGTGGCCTGTTTGGACGACCTTCAGGAGTCCTTGGCCTGGGGCTTGTCGCAGGAGAGGCCGGTGTTGTTGCGGATCTGCAGCGACCGTGGTCGTGATGCCGACCTGCGTCAGCAGCTGCGCGCCGCTGCTCAGAATGAATGTACTGAGCTCTGA
- the menB gene encoding 1,4-dihydroxy-2-naphthoyl-CoA synthase translates to MSDMRQVLPGAPSAQWTAWGSYQDILVDRCADGLARVAINRPAKRNAFRPQTVMELCDAFTRIRDDREIGVVLFTGVGPAPDGGYAFCSGGDQSVRGDGGYIGEDGLPRLNVLDLQRIIRSLPKVVIALVAGYAMGGGQVLHLLCDLSIAADNAVFGQTGPKVGSFDGGFGAGYLARVVGQRKAREIWFLCRRYGAEEALEMGLVNAVVPLEQLEAEGVRWAREVLQHSPTAIRCLKAAFNAETDGLAGLQELAGNATHLFYRTEEAVEGRNAFLEKRSPDFSETGWLP, encoded by the coding sequence ATGAGTGACATGCGTCAGGTGCTCCCCGGTGCGCCAAGCGCGCAATGGACAGCGTGGGGCAGCTACCAGGACATCCTTGTGGACCGTTGCGCGGACGGCCTGGCTCGCGTGGCCATCAACCGCCCCGCCAAGCGCAATGCCTTCCGCCCGCAGACGGTGATGGAGCTGTGTGATGCCTTTACGCGCATCCGGGATGACCGTGAAATCGGTGTGGTGCTGTTCACGGGGGTCGGCCCGGCCCCCGATGGTGGCTATGCCTTCTGTTCCGGTGGTGATCAGAGTGTGCGTGGGGACGGTGGTTACATCGGTGAGGACGGCCTGCCGCGCCTGAACGTGCTGGATCTGCAGCGCATCATCCGCAGCCTGCCCAAGGTGGTGATCGCTCTGGTGGCGGGCTATGCCATGGGTGGCGGTCAGGTGCTGCATCTGCTCTGCGACCTCAGCATCGCCGCCGACAACGCCGTGTTTGGCCAGACCGGACCCAAGGTCGGCAGTTTTGACGGCGGCTTTGGTGCGGGCTACCTGGCGCGGGTGGTTGGCCAGCGCAAGGCACGTGAAATCTGGTTTCTCTGCCGCCGTTATGGCGCGGAGGAGGCTCTGGAGATGGGGCTCGTCAATGCCGTGGTGCCGTTGGAGCAGCTGGAGGCGGAGGGGGTACGTTGGGCCCGGGAGGTGCTGCAGCACAGCCCTACGGCCATCCGTTGCCTCAAGGCCGCATTCAACGCCGAAACCGATGGCCTCGCCGGGCTGCAGGAGTTGGCCGGCAATGCCACCCATCTCTTCTATCGAACTGAAGAAGCCGTTGAAGGCCGCAATGCCTTCCTCGAGAAGCGGTCTCCAGATTTTTCCGAGACAGGCTGGTTACCCTGA
- a CDS encoding efflux RND transporter periplasmic adaptor subunit, whose product MNLSLNHLTHHLRQPGVLLPLAISASLLVGIGVGRQSSRPVSAPSVAAMDRADANGSVALSEDQLRRLGLTTVRPELSSGTERPITGFVEAATSSRSSVGMPVAGRVLRLMVSPGTRVRAGEPIAEVQSADAAAVRADADAAQATAHSLAYLYRLAEPMARQGALSTQELESRRIASVTAATTARAAAAKASALGKPDDSGRLLIRSPIAGQVTAVSTSPGAVLSVGEDVAQISDVTGGELRFLVSPGLATNIRTGQLLRVRAGAQTLQARVIAVAPDAQTAGRVMLLRAQPIDAQLPPIGTAITAFVQIPSSEQRFIVPQDSIALINGSPVVFRYQRGAVEQVAVVVAQQTAGQAEILQGVRQGDVLLRGNTQMLRNALDASKDSSQN is encoded by the coding sequence ATGAACCTGAGCCTTAACCACCTCACGCATCACCTGCGCCAACCCGGCGTGCTTCTTCCTCTGGCGATCTCCGCATCTCTGCTGGTTGGAATCGGTGTGGGTCGCCAGAGCAGCCGGCCGGTCTCTGCGCCATCGGTTGCGGCGATGGACCGTGCGGATGCCAATGGCAGCGTGGCTCTCAGCGAAGACCAGCTTCGGCGATTGGGATTGACCACTGTTCGCCCCGAACTGAGCTCGGGCACGGAACGTCCGATCACTGGTTTTGTTGAAGCAGCAACATCGTCGCGCTCAAGCGTGGGGATGCCTGTGGCGGGACGTGTTTTACGTCTGATGGTGTCACCGGGCACCCGTGTTCGTGCTGGCGAACCGATCGCAGAAGTCCAAAGCGCTGATGCGGCTGCTGTACGCGCCGATGCCGATGCAGCGCAGGCCACGGCGCACTCGCTCGCATACCTGTACCGCCTTGCCGAACCCATGGCACGGCAAGGTGCACTCTCGACCCAGGAGCTGGAAAGCCGCCGCATCGCCAGCGTTACAGCCGCGACGACAGCCAGGGCAGCCGCTGCCAAGGCTTCAGCGCTAGGGAAGCCTGATGATTCAGGGCGTCTGTTGATTCGCAGTCCAATTGCCGGTCAGGTCACTGCTGTGAGCACCTCACCCGGTGCCGTCCTGTCTGTGGGGGAAGACGTGGCCCAGATCAGTGATGTCACAGGGGGTGAGCTTCGCTTCCTCGTGTCACCGGGACTCGCCACGAACATCAGGACCGGACAGCTGCTGCGCGTTCGAGCGGGAGCTCAGACGCTGCAGGCACGGGTGATCGCTGTGGCACCTGATGCGCAAACCGCCGGGCGCGTGATGCTGCTCCGCGCGCAACCTATTGATGCTCAACTCCCACCGATCGGAACAGCTATCACGGCCTTTGTGCAGATCCCATCCTCCGAGCAACGGTTCATTGTTCCGCAGGATTCCATTGCCCTGATCAATGGATCACCGGTGGTCTTTCGCTATCAACGGGGGGCTGTGGAACAGGTTGCTGTGGTGGTGGCCCAGCAAACGGCGGGGCAAGCGGAAATCCTTCAGGGTGTTCGTCAAGGTGATGTGCTCCTGAGAGGCAACACGCAGATGTTGCGCAACGCACTGGATGCTTCCAAGGACAGCAGCCAGAACTGA
- the lepB gene encoding signal peptidase I — translation MTQPTTPAPGEDSKGFWRNLILWALLALLLRWLVVEPRWIPSGSMLPTLQLQDRILVEKVRPRLARSRHGHLHRGDVVVFAPPEQLVAAGYDASAALIKRVVGLPGDQLVVHDGKLFRNGEKAAEPWLAEPINYDMAPITVPADQLWVMGDNRNASLDSHLWGSLPETNVLGTAVWRYWPLQRFGPLRITDSRDGG, via the coding sequence ATGACCCAACCCACGACACCCGCTCCAGGAGAAGACAGCAAGGGCTTCTGGCGCAATCTGATTCTCTGGGCCCTGCTGGCACTGCTGCTGCGCTGGCTGGTCGTGGAACCGCGCTGGATTCCCTCCGGCTCGATGCTGCCCACCCTGCAGCTGCAGGACCGCATCCTGGTGGAGAAGGTGAGGCCCCGCCTGGCCCGCAGCCGCCACGGCCATCTGCACCGAGGCGATGTGGTGGTGTTCGCCCCTCCCGAGCAGCTCGTGGCCGCTGGCTACGACGCATCCGCTGCTCTGATCAAGCGGGTGGTGGGGCTTCCTGGCGATCAGCTGGTCGTGCACGACGGCAAGCTGTTCCGCAACGGCGAAAAGGCAGCAGAACCCTGGTTGGCGGAACCGATCAACTACGACATGGCTCCGATCACCGTGCCGGCGGACCAACTGTGGGTGATGGGGGACAACCGCAATGCCAGCCTTGATTCCCATCTCTGGGGATCACTGCCAGAGACCAATGTGCTGGGCACGGCGGTCTGGCGGTATTGGCCGCTGCAGAGGTTCGGTCCGTTACGGATCACCGACAGCCGCGATGGCGGTTGA
- a CDS encoding L,D-transpeptidase yields the protein MPLPPPEPLALLQAAAADSVTASLASLPQDLRGQNSRHVVMLRGRRRVFLLDNGKLRNAFPVAIGMPGWETPTGHFEVLQKIPDPVWVHPVSGERVEEQGPDNPLGSHWIAFHRDCLGRDAHDGEAWITIKGCTTTGFHGTPHRWTVGRAVSHGCVRLYNEDVSALYRQVSLGTQVTVLP from the coding sequence ATGCCTCTTCCTCCGCCGGAACCGCTGGCCCTGCTACAGGCGGCGGCTGCGGATTCCGTGACGGCAAGCCTGGCCTCATTGCCTCAAGATCTGCGCGGCCAGAACAGTCGCCACGTGGTGATGCTGCGCGGCCGTCGCCGTGTGTTTCTGCTCGACAACGGCAAGCTGCGCAACGCCTTTCCGGTGGCCATCGGCATGCCCGGCTGGGAGACCCCCACCGGACACTTTGAAGTGCTGCAGAAGATTCCCGATCCGGTGTGGGTGCACCCGGTGAGTGGCGAGCGGGTGGAGGAACAAGGGCCCGACAATCCCTTGGGCAGCCATTGGATCGCCTTCCATCGCGACTGCCTCGGCCGTGATGCCCATGACGGCGAGGCCTGGATCACGATCAAGGGATGCACCACCACGGGGTTCCACGGCACCCCCCACCGCTGGACGGTGGGACGGGCCGTCTCCCATGGCTGCGTGCGGCTTTACAACGAAGATGTGAGTGCCCTGTATCGCCAGGTGTCGCTTGGAACTCAGGTGACGGTTCTTCCCTGA
- a CDS encoding DUF760 domain-containing protein → MFNPEFLTTDSSEGHAGNSLIQYLQEQSPDTLQRVAKSASNDIQDIIRHNVQGLLGMLPGEHFEVKVTANRDNLANMLASAMMTGYFLRQMEQRKELEETLFADEQMAIEPEDELKL, encoded by the coding sequence ATGTTTAACCCCGAGTTTCTGACAACTGACAGCAGTGAGGGTCACGCGGGGAACAGCCTGATCCAGTACTTGCAGGAGCAGTCACCAGACACCCTGCAGCGGGTCGCCAAATCAGCAAGCAACGATATTCAAGACATCATTCGCCACAACGTTCAGGGGCTGCTGGGAATGCTTCCCGGCGAGCACTTTGAGGTGAAGGTGACAGCCAACCGCGACAACCTCGCCAACATGCTTGCCTCGGCAATGATGACCGGCTATTTCCTGCGCCAGATGGAACAACGCAAGGAGCTCGAGGAAACCCTGTTCGCTGACGAACAGATGGCAATCGAGCCGGAAGACGAACTCAAGCTTTGA
- a CDS encoding chromate transporter yields the protein MQQLSAFLRTGALVFGGGHVVMPLLEHSLVPQGWIGLDQFLVGYGAAQAVPGPMFSFAAFLGFDLQDGLHGLAGALMALTALFLPSFLLIGGVLPFWSALGRLRMMRRALFGINAAVVGILVAALFQPIWQSAILGRPEFCLAITAFLLLVCWKQPAWRVVLLCAVVGGLVFT from the coding sequence ATGCAGCAGCTCAGTGCCTTTCTGCGAACGGGAGCCTTGGTGTTTGGCGGTGGGCATGTGGTGATGCCGTTGCTGGAACACTCCCTTGTCCCCCAGGGTTGGATCGGACTGGATCAGTTTTTGGTGGGCTATGGCGCGGCGCAAGCTGTTCCAGGTCCAATGTTCAGCTTTGCGGCATTCCTTGGTTTCGATCTGCAGGATGGTCTTCATGGCCTCGCTGGCGCTTTGATGGCCTTAACGGCTCTCTTCCTCCCCTCGTTTTTGTTGATCGGAGGCGTTTTGCCTTTTTGGAGTGCCCTCGGTCGTCTGCGCATGATGCGTCGGGCTCTTTTCGGCATCAATGCAGCGGTTGTTGGCATTTTGGTGGCCGCATTGTTTCAACCGATCTGGCAATCGGCGATTCTTGGTCGCCCTGAGTTCTGCCTTGCAATCACTGCATTTCTGCTATTGGTCTGCTGGAAGCAACCAGCATGGAGAGTGGTGCTGTTGTGTGCCGTGGTGGGCGGCTTGGTCTTCACTTGA
- a CDS encoding DUF4336 domain-containing protein, translating into MASDLSATEGISPADQRWPWWPLLPLYPYGRRRTLLSELIPGQLWSLEQLQGVYYVAVPVRLTVAKVPGGLMLVNPLPPTGEVRQAISELEQQHGPVRSIVLPTASGLEHKLPLGPLARAFLDADIWVCPGQWSFPVQLPLAWLGVPAGRTKVLFDDGVPHGDVCEWFSLGPLDLGVGRFQEVSCLHRPSGALLVTDALVGISADPPALFDLDPTPLLFHARERGDEPLSDSAEARRRGWARLVLFASYLRPEPLEVPALPELLRDAFKPGLRSLKAHFGLYPFRWKAGWQAAADGLIGEEAPKLQVAPVLERLVLPRAQEALLRWLQALSGLAELRWLVPAHYSAPVTFTPETVQQLLESLQQREWAPSSENWEFLGSIDQRLLDLGVVPDQPVIKA; encoded by the coding sequence ATGGCAAGTGATCTGAGTGCAACTGAGGGCATCTCGCCAGCCGACCAACGCTGGCCTTGGTGGCCGCTGCTGCCGCTTTATCCCTATGGCCGTCGCCGCACGCTGCTGAGTGAGCTGATCCCTGGTCAGCTCTGGAGCCTGGAGCAGCTGCAGGGTGTCTATTACGTGGCCGTGCCGGTGCGGCTCACCGTGGCCAAGGTTCCTGGTGGCTTGATGTTGGTGAACCCTCTGCCGCCCACCGGTGAGGTTCGCCAAGCCATTTCCGAGCTGGAACAACAGCACGGTCCGGTGCGCTCGATCGTGCTGCCCACCGCCTCTGGTTTGGAGCACAAGCTTCCCCTTGGTCCCCTGGCACGCGCCTTCCTGGATGCGGACATCTGGGTGTGTCCGGGCCAGTGGAGTTTCCCGGTGCAGTTGCCCCTGGCTTGGCTGGGCGTTCCGGCAGGTCGCACCAAGGTGTTGTTCGACGATGGCGTCCCCCACGGCGATGTTTGTGAGTGGTTCTCCCTAGGACCGCTGGACCTTGGCGTGGGCCGCTTCCAGGAAGTCTCCTGTTTGCATCGCCCGTCAGGCGCGCTGCTTGTAACCGACGCCCTAGTGGGCATCAGTGCTGATCCCCCGGCTTTGTTCGATCTCGACCCAACGCCGCTGTTGTTCCATGCCCGCGAACGCGGCGATGAGCCCCTCAGTGATTCAGCGGAAGCCCGCCGCCGCGGCTGGGCCCGGCTGGTGCTATTTGCCTCCTACCTGAGGCCGGAACCGCTGGAGGTGCCTGCGCTGCCGGAGTTGCTGCGGGATGCGTTCAAGCCCGGGCTTCGTTCCCTGAAAGCCCACTTCGGCCTCTACCCCTTCCGCTGGAAGGCTGGTTGGCAGGCTGCAGCCGATGGCTTGATCGGCGAAGAAGCGCCCAAGTTGCAGGTAGCCCCTGTGCTTGAGCGGTTGGTGTTGCCCAGGGCCCAGGAGGCTCTGTTGCGTTGGCTGCAAGCGTTGAGCGGCCTGGCTGAGCTGCGCTGGCTGGTGCCGGCTCACTACAGCGCGCCGGTCACATTTACCCCAGAAACCGTGCAGCAACTGCTCGAGTCATTGCAACAGCGGGAATGGGCGCCCAGTTCAGAGAACTGGGAGTTTCTCGGATCTATCGATCAGCGTTTGCTGGATCTTGGCGTCGTGCCAGATCAGCCCGTGATCAAAGCTTGA
- a CDS encoding flavin monoamine oxidase family protein, whose protein sequence is MALSRRELITSAGLAGLSAISLQHNSQATSVNKDVDVVVVGAGLSGLIAARELRKKGLRVLILEARARTGGRMIRQTTKTGAVIDLGGQWGGATHHRFESLVDELNIKTFPSYYDGKGVLLWDGSRVEADLAKHPSDSVLLFEGEQIGQPTDKITKAKAAMKSFRAIAASIDPARPWTAPNAVELDRTTIRTWCDKNSESPLSDFELEWLSVVGGSGGFDPWDASILHLAWTQAVAPQDEGPESWLLKGAAGQVAERLTNELKPFIRLNSPVHGIDQNEGGVTVHFGGGQLIQAKSAIVAIPPPLRNKITFTPDLPAEMRSFLQRSPMGSMIKVFAIYKSAFWRRQNLNGFAIGNLKTLEITADSSLPSGTPGILASFVTASAAVEFQQMTAANQHKAVLDDLVAYWGPEAGSPEELIIQNWNQEAWSTGAFTSFVTPGTWTTYGHQWQESHDRVHWAGTEASSRWPGYFEGAIEAGIQAARKAMLQA, encoded by the coding sequence ATGGCACTCTCCCGTCGTGAATTAATCACCAGTGCAGGCTTGGCAGGTCTTAGTGCCATCAGCCTTCAGCACAACAGCCAAGCCACATCGGTAAACAAGGATGTGGATGTGGTGGTCGTGGGCGCAGGCCTATCCGGACTTATTGCTGCGCGTGAACTCCGCAAAAAAGGCCTACGCGTTCTCATTCTTGAGGCAAGGGCAAGAACAGGTGGACGCATGATCCGACAAACCACCAAAACTGGTGCCGTGATTGACCTTGGAGGCCAATGGGGAGGGGCCACCCATCACCGCTTTGAATCCCTGGTCGATGAACTCAATATCAAGACTTTCCCCAGCTACTACGACGGAAAAGGAGTGCTGTTGTGGGATGGCAGCAGAGTCGAAGCCGACCTCGCCAAACATCCTTCCGACAGTGTTCTCCTCTTTGAAGGAGAACAGATTGGACAGCCAACGGACAAGATCACCAAGGCAAAGGCGGCGATGAAGTCGTTCCGTGCCATTGCAGCCTCCATAGATCCTGCCCGCCCCTGGACTGCGCCCAATGCTGTGGAGCTTGACCGCACAACGATTCGCACCTGGTGCGATAAGAACAGCGAATCCCCCCTCAGCGATTTCGAACTGGAATGGCTCTCGGTCGTTGGTGGGTCAGGCGGCTTTGATCCATGGGACGCATCTATCCTTCACCTGGCTTGGACGCAAGCGGTAGCCCCACAGGACGAGGGGCCGGAATCATGGCTGCTCAAAGGAGCCGCCGGCCAAGTGGCCGAACGACTGACGAACGAGTTGAAACCCTTCATTCGTCTGAACTCACCCGTCCATGGGATTGATCAGAACGAGGGGGGCGTGACAGTGCATTTCGGCGGTGGCCAACTGATTCAGGCGAAAAGCGCCATCGTCGCGATCCCGCCGCCATTACGAAACAAGATCACCTTCACGCCGGACCTTCCCGCTGAGATGCGTTCATTCCTCCAGCGCAGTCCAATGGGTTCAATGATCAAGGTCTTCGCGATATATAAATCGGCCTTCTGGCGACGCCAGAATCTCAACGGGTTCGCCATAGGCAACCTGAAAACACTGGAAATCACCGCAGACAGCTCACTACCCAGCGGCACTCCCGGAATCCTCGCCTCCTTCGTTACCGCCAGTGCAGCTGTCGAATTCCAGCAGATGACAGCGGCCAATCAACACAAAGCTGTTCTGGACGATCTTGTGGCCTATTGGGGACCCGAAGCCGGATCACCCGAAGAACTGATCATTCAAAATTGGAACCAGGAGGCATGGTCCACCGGAGCCTTCACCAGCTTTGTGACACCAGGCACCTGGACGACCTACGGCCACCAATGGCAGGAATCTCACGACCGAGTGCATTGGGCCGGGACGGAAGCCTCGAGTCGGTGGCCCGGTTATTTCGAAGGGGCCATCGAGGCGGGTATTCAAGCGGCCAGGAAGGCCATGCTTCAAGCTTAG